In the Syntrophus aciditrophicus SB genome, AAATCTGTAGTCATTCTATCCGGGGCGAGTAGATCGGTCGGCTTGCGGAAATTGTTTTTCGGAACAGGAGCCGCAGCCGCAGGGGCCGGCGGTGTCAGTTTCGTTTGTGTTTTAAAAGGTTCTCCGTTATAAAAAATGTCCTGAGCAGAAACGGTGAAGGCCGGCAGATGCAGGCCGACTGAAATAACGACTATCGGTAGAATTCGCCGGTTCCATGCCGATATTCTCATCATGTCCCTCTTGTTTCTTCACCTCTTAGAAAAAGGATGAATCCCCGGGAAGCTTCAAGGGCTGATTGGCATACAAAGGATCGGTCAGCTTCATGTTATTCAGTGAGAGCAGGACATCGATCCGCGTTTTATACTTGCGGGCGATCGTATCCAGGGTATCGCCCCGTTTCACTTTGTAGGTAATCAGTTCGCCTTTCTTCTTTCCGGCGACGGGTCTTGCCACGGACGATAGAGTTTTCGTCTCTTTTAATTCTTTGCTCGACGCTGATTCGGGAAGCCTGATTTTCGTTCCCGCGAGCAACTTGTCGGTTCTCTTCATGGAATTGAGCTCCATAAGAGCGGACAGAGTCGTATTATGCTCCCGGGCGATGGAATCGAGGCTGTCGCCTTTTTTGACTTCATAAGAGGACACAGAGGCAACCCGTGACGATGACCTGACAGCCTGAGAATTTTTTGCGATTCTCCTTGTGATGTTGCCGGCTCCATCCTCCCCGCCACGATTGACGGTCTCGTCACCCTTCACTTTTATCGCAGCGCCTGCGAAGAGAGGATCTTTCATCGTCATTCCATTTATTTTGAGAAGATTTGCAAGCGAAGTCCCATATTGACGCGCTATGGCATCCAGGGTTTCTCCCCGCCGCACTTTATGGAAGGAAGGCCGGTCCTTTTCCTTTTCCGGTATCCGGGGTGAGACAGGATTTCTATTCGCTGCCGTCCTTTCATTCTCAGAAGTTTCGGCGTTGGCTAATTTTGCGATCTTCAGCTTCTTTCCCGCCAGAAGAGGGTCCTGAATCCGGATGGTGTTTAATCGGGCCAGATCGGCAAGGGGGATATCATATCGGAGGGCTATTTTCTGCAGGGTTTCTCCTCTTTTTACCTTATGAAAAAGGATGGTGGGGGGATTTTCATCCTTTGATTCATGGAGGGATACTTTTTTGCTCACCGGTGCTAGCGGACTTTGAAAGGGTTCAGCCTTTTTTGTATCGCGTTCATTGCGGACCAGAACGGCTGGTGTTATGGATGGCGTCAGCGGGATGGAGGGTTCGAAATTGCAGATGGCTTTTCCCATGGCCTCTGCAATTCTCAACTGAAAAGCATAATCTTTTAACAATTCCTCTTCTTCCGAATTGGATATGTATGCTGTTTCTACAAGAACGGATGGAATTTCAGGAAGTTTCAAAACCCGGAAATCAGCTTCCTGGACTGCCCTGAATTTCACATGGCCCACCCCTCCCAGACTATCCAACAGGACCGTTCCAAAATTCCTGGATAAATTCAATGTGTTCGTCTGGCACATGTTGAGAATGATAGGGTCGGATGCTTCACTGGATTCCCCATTGGGAGAACCGCCGATGAGGTCGGCGAGGTTTTCCTTGCTCGCTATAATCCTTGCAGCCACACTGCTGGCCCCGCCCAGGGAGAGACAATAAACCGAACTGCCCCTTGCCTCCCGGTTCGGTGCGGCATCGGCGTGCACACTGATAAACATGGCCGCGCCGTATTCTCTTGCAATCTGCATCCTTTTCTTGAATGGGACGTAATAGTCTCCTTCCCGCGTCAGAAAAGCACGATATCCCTGTTGCTGATTCAAGAAAGCCTTGAGCTTCCTGCTGATTTCCAGAACAACGTCTTTTTCGTAAGTTCCCCCATTGCCAACAGCCCCAGGATCGTCACCGCCATGTCCGGGATCGATAACGATTATTCTATGCCTCTGCTGCACCCTGGCCTGAGCTCTCTCCTCGACTTCCTTTTTTTCGACATCTGGAAATTTAATATCGATAACGATACGATAAGGCTTGTCTTCCACCTTTTTTAAATTGAAAACCGTGGTTTCCACTTTCTCATCAAGGAAAAAATCCACTTTGTATCTGCGGCTGCCGACGGGCTCATGCAGAATTTTCTCAATACCTCTTTTTTTCAGGAGCATCGCATTGGGAATGGATTCCTGCATGTCGCAGTTTCTGAAATAAAGGGACAGCACCTGGCCTTCCTTTACAACCTGATAGCGGGCTGCCTCACGAGTATCGATGACTATTCGGGTATGATCCGGCGCGACCCAATGACGGATATTCAGGATTCTGTTGGCGGCCAGGGAATTGGACGGCAGACAGAAAATACATATCAGCCCCAGCCAGACCATTAAAACCATTAACTTATGTGTAGTGAAAATTTTTACTGGACTCGTCATCACACCCCCAATCAATTCAGCAAACTGTTCAAATACCGAAACAGGATTCAGGATTCCTGAATGAAAATAGTTTGTTATTAAATAGATACGCTTCCGGGCACTTCTTGTACATATAATGGATAAGTCACCAATAATCGGTGAATCTAACAGAATTGATCCTTGACTTCAACCATTACCTAAAAGAGTCTTCATATTTACTTCTTTTACCTGTGATCTTACCGCGTGTTACCCGATGAGGAACCCGTCCCTGATAAAATATGACCTTGACAGATTACAGGAAAAATGCCAAAAAGTGCCCTTCCAAATTGCCCATCTTTATCAGATGGCAGATTTTCTGTTTCAAATAACCAACCCACAGGGGCGATTAGCTCAGTAGGATAGAGCGTTGGTCTCCGGAACCAAAGGCCGCGCGTTCGAATCGCGCATCGCCCACCAATAAAAACAAGGGGTTAGGCAAATTGCTTAGCCCATCGTTTTTTGTCTAGTACCACGTAACTTCTATAAATTCGGATAAAGACGTTTCAGCTTGATCCGAGCGTCTGAGGTAGTAAATTGCCAATCAATTATTTTGGAGCTGTTGTTTCGGTCTCTTTCCCATGCATCCACTTCGGCCTGCATGGTTTCCATGTCGGCGATCCGTCGATCAAGGCATTGACCATTCAGAACGCTGAGTTCAATTTCTGCCATGTTGAGCCAGCTTCCATGCTTCGGCGTATAATGGATGTCAAGCCGTTCCGCCAGGCGTCTGGCCTCCTTGGGCTCAAATGTTTCATAGAGTGAGGCGATATTGTGCGTATTCAAATTGTCCATAACCAGTCGCACTTTGATTGCGTCAGGATAGCGTTCATCAAGCATCTGTTTGATCTGCAACGCCCAATCCTTCCTGGTGCGGCGTTCCGTCACCGCCACATGTCTTTTGCCCGCCAACGGTTCCACTTCCATGAATATTTCTGCGACGCCGTTTCTGACGTATTCGTCGTCAACGCGCACCGGTTGTCCCGGTTTGCACGGTATCGGCTCACGGACTTCTCCGATCATTTGCTTGCAAGACTCGTCCATGCATACCACCGGATAATCAGCATCATATGGCAGATGGTAGACTTCCAAAAGATCCTCCATCGCGGCTACAAATGCTGCGCTTCCTTTCGGCGGGATTTTCCAGTACTTGCTGAGGTGAGGTCTAAGTTCGTTTTTTTTAAAATCCGCTGCACAGTCATATGCGATATGGATGGAGCGATGTTCAGCTCGACAACCTTATCGGCAAGAAGTCTGACTGTCCATCGTTGGTGTCCCTCGGGAGCCTCTGAGCAAGCCAAGGCGATCAGCCTTGCTTCAAATGCACCGTCAAACAAGATTTCTCTTGGCGGTTTTTCCCGTGGTTTGCGCTCCATCGCAGATTCAAGGCCATCCGTTACAAACCGCTTTTTTAAATGTTCAATCGTGCGGCTTGTTATTCCAAGCGCCTTTGCAATGTCGGCAACATTCCATGCCGGCCCATCAATTCCGGCGTCACAAAGCAATAAAGCCCGGGCATGTATAACTCTTCTCG is a window encoding:
- a CDS encoding LysM peptidoglycan-binding domain-containing protein produces the protein MTSPVKIFTTHKLMVLMVWLGLICIFCLPSNSLAANRILNIRHWVAPDHTRIVIDTREAARYQVVKEGQVLSLYFRNCDMQESIPNAMLLKKRGIEKILHEPVGSRRYKVDFFLDEKVETTVFNLKKVEDKPYRIVIDIKFPDVEKKEVEERAQARVQQRHRIIVIDPGHGGDDPGAVGNGGTYEKDVVLEISRKLKAFLNQQQGYRAFLTREGDYYVPFKKRMQIAREYGAAMFISVHADAAPNREARGSSVYCLSLGGASSVAARIIASKENLADLIGGSPNGESSEASDPIILNMCQTNTLNLSRNFGTVLLDSLGGVGHVKFRAVQEADFRVLKLPEIPSVLVETAYISNSEEEELLKDYAFQLRIAEAMGKAICNFEPSIPLTPSITPAVLVRNERDTKKAEPFQSPLAPVSKKVSLHESKDENPPTILFHKVKRGETLQKIALRYDIPLADLARLNTIRIQDPLLAGKKLKIAKLANAETSENERTAANRNPVSPRIPEKEKDRPSFHKVRRGETLDAIARQYGTSLANLLKINGMTMKDPLFAGAAIKVKGDETVNRGGEDGAGNITRRIAKNSQAVRSSSRVASVSSYEVKKGDSLDSIAREHNTTLSALMELNSMKRTDKLLAGTKIRLPESASSKELKETKTLSSVARPVAGKKKGELITYKVKRGDTLDTIARKYKTRIDVLLSLNNMKLTDPLYANQPLKLPGDSSFF
- a CDS encoding IS630 family transposase (programmed frameshift), whose translation is MSLRYRVTLTQDERKELEALTRRGKTHARRVIHARALLLCDAGIDGPAWNVADIAKALGITSRTIEHLKKRFVTDGLESAMERKPREKPPREILFDGAFEARLIALACSEAPEGHQRWTVRLLADKVVELNIAPSISHMTVQRNFKKNELRPHLSKYWKIPPKGSAAFVAAMEDLLEVYHLPYDADYPVVCMDESCKQMIGEVREPIPCKPGQPVRVDDEYVRNGVAEIFMEVEPLAGKRHVAVTERRTRKDWALQIKQMLDERYPDAIKVRLVMDNLNTHNIASLYETFEPKEARRLAERLDIHYTPKHGSWLNMAEIELSVLNGQCLDRRIADMETMQAEVDAWERDRNNSSKIIDWQFTTSDARIKLKRLYPNL